In the genome of Jaculus jaculus isolate mJacJac1 chromosome 11, mJacJac1.mat.Y.cur, whole genome shotgun sequence, the window agagtgagagagagaatgggcgcgccagggcttccagccactgcaaacgaactccagacatgtgtgcccccttgtacatctggctaacataggtcctggagaattgagcctcaaaccggggtccttaggcttcacaggcaagcgcttaaccgctaagccatctctccagcccaagcactttatttttaaaaagcaaacacaagATATAGGTATAAATCCAAATGTGTTTAACTGCTTCCATTTTGGACAATTAAGAACCTATACAAGTTTGTTCACAGAAACTAATCCATCACTAGTCTCTACTAAGGAAAATGATTTCTAAAAATTTAACATGGTTTTGAGTAATTCACAATTACTCAATTCACAGAGACCAATAATATCCAATAGCTTCAGAAGATAAAACTAGACTGTTTAATGTTATCAACTTTACCAATGTTCGTCCAAGTCTGTTTAATATATACGCAGTAAAAATATACTCACTCtataatttcttataaaataGCAAGTAAGGAGTAGATGTAGGAGatgtagagggggagagaattcagaaagtccttctctTCAGTCACTTTCACTTCCGAATCATCAAAAAGCAATCACTTTCCCTCATAGTCCTTTAAACTCTGTACTATGTATGAGATCTTGTTCTCAAATCCACTCATGTGAATGCCTGCTGGGTCACTGGATTCCTTGTTTCCAGATTAATGGGTCTCATTTGTATCATTCATTTCAGAACTTCTATTCTCGGCACATGCTGTGCTGGCTGCCTTATCAGGATTAGATGTTTTGTTGTATAGCTCGTAATCTGCTTTGCTCTTCTGTCCTCCAAGAAGTCCAATAGCTTCTATGTTTTTCTTGTTCAAAACTTTACTAGGCTGGACATTTCCACCAACTCTGATCGATACTTCATCATAATTTTCAGCCACACCCTTTGCTTCTTCCTCATTCAGTGGTTCTGACTTACTTATTTCACCCATCTGATCAACCACAAAATTGCCCTTGTCTAGTTCTAGACCATTGATGTCAGTGACTTTAACAGAAGCAGTGTAATGTCCACTACTAATTGTAATGCCACTGTGCATCACAACAGCAAACAGTCCATAGCTGTCATTTGTTGGCTTTGTgctccattcttctagtgacagTCTAGGGGGTGTCAACAAAGGAGTGTTGATCTTGGAAAGTCCACCACCATAGCAGTCAAACTCCAAGCCGCTAGCAGCAAAGCACTTCAAGTGAATAGTCACCATCTCAGGCATTttattaaacaacacactttgcTGAGCTTCAGTATAATGATGACAATTCTCACAGAAATATTTATCTTCTACAATTCTCTCCACTGAAGCAAACTGTGAAATCGCCCATCACAAGGTCTTCGTTTCTGTTTTGGGCTCTGGAGAAATTTCAGAGCTCTCCTCCACTTTGGAAGGCTCGTCTTCTTGCACGGGCACACTAATATCCTGAAagtcttctcttctttctgttaGACTCTCACAGTCCAAACAGTGAGTCCTTAATACCAGCTGACCTTGAAACAATTTCTCCACTAGCTCAAAACCAATCTGCTCTGCACCTCTGTTTATAGGCTTAACTTCATCACTATTTTCCATTGTGCCATTTGCAGGAGACCCAAGTCCACAACCATCAGGTGAGCTGTCACTTTCATACTTCTCTGAGTCCTCTTCAAGGTCAcactcattttctttaaattgtcTTTTGGATACTGGGTTTGTGGTTCTTTTTCCCAGACTACAGAATTTAGAAAGAATTCTGGGTTGCTTTGTTGTGGACTTTAACCAATTTATTTTAACTCTTGATTTCTTTTGTGAGGATTTTGCACTCTCATTTTCAGAAACACACTTGGGGATTATTTTGGGAGGAATCTCTAACGTATCACCAGCAGCTTTTCTTTTCGACCTAGTCTGTCTCTGGTTCTCTTCCAATGGCTAATATTCCTTGGAcaatttacttttcttcttcatGCTACCAAATTCagtgtcactttttcttttcctgtgccctttgggaagtttttctttataGTCCTCAGAATTTCTCATATTGTCTGCCTCCAGGCTGTCAacaccattcattttctctttctcatcaaATTTTTCTTCTACCTTAGTAGATACTTCTGCCatagtcacttctttttttaggAGTTGGCATGTTTCTTGAATGTTTCCCAAAATACACTGTAATACTTCTCATGCATCATGCTGTAGATATCCTTCATATACATAGGGTTCAGTTCCCTGAGTGTGTTAAGCAGTTATCTAGGCTGAGTAGCGAGTTCATCAATATGTTTCTTTGGATTTAAGAGGAAACTAGCCTGAAGCTGTTCAACTGAACTGCAAACTGTATATAAATTCATAACTTACCAAAGGATCTTCTTTGCAGGTTCCCTTATCTTTCTGATTAGCCTCATCCTTGAGAACTTCTTTCTTCcttgaaataatattaaataagtgCTTCACTCCAGATTTAAAACCAGCACAAAAATATAGTACCTGCAGAATACTATTGAGATAGCAAGTATTGCCAAGATTATTCAGTCCTACAAACGGTAGCAAGTTTTCTCTCTTCTCACAGTTTATAGGTGATGACTGGGCTGCAGGGACTACTTGATCAATTTCAGATCCTCTATATTCAgaagctttttcttctttttcttgagaaTCTGTGAAATCTAAAGGTCTCTTAGTCTCCTTTTTCTGAAAAGACTTCAAAGAAAGTCTGTTTTTCTTGGATGGACTACCTCCCGAAAGCCCATTATTTTCATTAGGTATGACACCAGGTATTTTTTGTCCAAATCTCAAAGAGTTGACAAGAATTTATAGAGGGAAGCTGTGATCACCAATTACATCCAGTCATGGCCCAAAGCGAGGTCCGCAGCACAGCCGCTGGGGAGACCAGCCCAGCTGAGGGCATGAGGGACAGGTGAGCTCCAGGTGGGTGGGCGGGTGGCTCCTGACCCCAGGGAAGGCTGGTGGGATCCCTCTTCTCGGGGGAGTGGCCATCTGCTCCCCAAGCGGAACCGGCTGCTGCTTGGTCCTGCCTCGCATTGGGCCCAGTACATCCCCAGCGTGGGCAGCAGTTGGGGGCCCTGCTCACTGGAGCTGGAGCCGCTAGGGCCTCCCGGCGCCCCCTAAtactatcttttttgtttgtttgtttctgagacaggggcTCACATTGTtgtctaggttggcctcaaacctcctgtctcagcctcccaagtgctttttaAGGTGGTCTTGAAAGGGTCTAGGGCAGGTCTACATTCAGGGTTGGCTCAGCTGGGTATGGAACCTGGGTTGGGGATGGTACCCACCTCCTGACTGGCAGGAGGGACTCCCTGTGCCTCTGCTGGCTATGTAGATGACATGGCTTATGTTCAGAATGCTGGGATCTGGAATTTTGGTACATGCTAGGCAGAGGGTGTTTGGGTGATTGACCTTCAGTGAAAACCCTGAACACCAAGTCTCTACTGGCCATAGGTGGGATCATTTCACATGTTATCACAGCAACTTGCTGAGGGGGTTAAGTATGTTCTATGTTACTCAAGAAACTCATGCTCATGCAGTGTGCCCATCTGATGGTTCAGCCTTGAGTCCTTTCACAGTAATGCATCTTAGCCTGGGCATGCCTTTGCATGGAGTCCTGGTGGGTCACTGGCACTgggatgttttcttctctctctctctctctctctctctgtgtgtgtgtgtgtgtgtgtgtgtttcaaggtcactgtagctcatgctgacctggaattcactgtgtagtcttagggcggcctcaaactcaaggcgatcctcctatgtctgcttccagagtgctaggactgaaggcatgtgtcactggGCCCAGCTTCTTGGGGTGATTTCCCCCACCCGGGGTAGTTTTTAATAGCAGCTGGTACTTTATGAAGTCATGCCTCCTTGAATAAATTAGTAttacatttctttgctttttaaattttttgggttttaaaaaaattattgtttttattgacaacttccataacccATGgtgattccttccctcccccactttctttgcaactccactctccatcatatcccctccctctctctcttttgatgtcacgatcttttcctattatgagggtcttgtgtaagtagtgtcaggtactgtgaggtcatggatatcctggccacTCTGTGAGTAGAGGAGCACGTcataaggagttctacccttactttgactcttacattctttccaccacctcttcctcaatgggtTGTTTTTATCTCTTGTTGGGTGACCTCCATGGTTTATTGATTGAGGTTGTTTCACAATTACGTATTTTTCTCACATAGAACTTTGTTCAAATAAATTGTGGGAGGGTCGTGGATGTGAGAGAATATCAGATGATCCTCCTACAAAGTGATCTTTAGGGCCTTTGACCCCCAAGGGAGCAGTGAGCCCTCTCTTCACACAGGACCTCCGTGAGGGGCTCCACAGAGCCTTCAAGGAGCCTAGGACTCCACCTGTAGCTTCTGTCCATCTAGATGGGCTGCAGGGCTACTCTGTGAACAGCCTTCTGTGAAAACCCTATGGGAAAATCACAGTATCCCGGGAGACCATCTCCGTCCTGACTGGAGGACTGTGAGCCTGAGAGCCATTGCATGTGGACTCTTCCCCTTTACCTAATGTTTGAGTGGCGACCGGAGATTGTGGTAGTTTTATTGTGGATTACCTTCAGGGGTCAGGTAATACCAGTAAGAGACAGAGGTATGGGATCTATAAtaacaatttctttatttttcctccttaGGACATAGTTTCAGGAAGAAATGCAGTAGCTTCAAGCATTCCTGGAAACATGAATCTCCTGGAGTAGTGTGACATGCTTATGGTCCCGATGGTTCACCAGGATGTACAGGGCAGGGGAGCCAGGGCAGCGGCCATCAGGCTTGGGGCCCCCTCGTGTGCGGAGTGTGGAAGTGGCCCGAGGCAGAGCTGGCTATGGCTTCACCCTCTCGGGGCAGGCTCCCTGTGTGCTCAGCTGTGTCATGAGGGGAAGTCCTGCCGATTTTGTGGGCCTCCGTGCTGGAGACCAGATATTTGCCATCAATGAAATCAATGTGAAGAAAGCCTCTCATGAAGACGTGGTGAAACTAATTGGAAAATGTGCAGGTGTCCTGCACATGGTGGTCAGTGAGGGATTTGGCCGCGTGGAGTCCTGTTCCAGTGATGAAGAAGGCGGATTGTATGAGGGGAAAGGCTGGCCGAGGCCCAAACTTGATTCCAAAGCACTGGGCATTAATAGGGCAGAGAAGGTGGTGGAAGAAGTGCAGTCTGGTGGGATTTTCAGCATGATTTTTGAGAATCCAAGTCTTGGTGCGAGTGGGTCCGAGCCTCCGAAGCTGAAGCAGAGGTCACTGTCAGAGTCGGCCGCTATGCGACTTGATGTTGCCCAGGACAGTCTGTGTCCTCTGCTTCCCAGTATGCTCTCTAAGGAGGAGATCTCAAAAGTTACTAATGATGATTCTGTGTTCAGTGTGGGGCTGGACAATCATGACGACTTTGGACTAGatgcaaatattttaaatgttgccATGGTGGTGGGCTACTTGGGCTCCATTGAGCTTCCCTCTACAAGTTCCAACTTGGAGCACGACAGTTTACAAGCCATCCGCGGGTGCATGCGACGCCTCCGAGCTGAACAAAAGATCCACTCCCTGGTGACTATGAAGGTCATGCATGACTGTGTGCAACTGTGCACCGACAAGGCTGGGGTGGTAGCCAGGTACCCTGCTGAGAAGCTGGCATTCAGTGCTGTGTGTCCCGATGACAGGCGCTTCTTTGGGCTGGTGACCATGCAGACCAGTGACGATGGGAGCCTGGCGCAGGAGGATGAAGGTGCTTTGCGGACATCTTGCCATGTGTTCATGGTGGACCCAGACTTATTTCATCATAAGATTCACCAAGGCATCGCACGACGGTTCGGGTTTGCGTGCACAGCTGACCCTGACACCAGCGGCTGCTTGGAATTCCCAGCATCCTCACTCCCCGTGCTACAGTTCATCTCTGTTCTGTACAGAGACATGGGCGAGTTGATCGAAGGGGTTCGGGCTCGTGCCTTCCTGGACGGGGACGCTGATGCACACCAGAACAACAGCACCAGCAGCAACAGTGACAGTGGCATTGGGAACTTCAACCAGGAAGAGAAGAACAACAGGGTGCTTGTGGTTGACCTGGGTGGGGGCCCGAGCAGACACGGCCAGGGCAGCAGCCCAGGACGGGAAGGTGCTAGTGGGAGGGGCTTGCAGTCCTGGGGCTCACCTTGGAATGGGGCCTTCTGCCATGACCCCGAGGTGGGCTCCCCATTTGACACCAGTCTCCAGTCAGACAGGTTCCGGGACTTAAACAAACATTCAGGACTAGCCTCTCATGTGGAGGTTCCCCCAGCCTCTTTACGGAGCTCTGCCCCCAATCCCAAGAGGGGCATCACAGGCTCTGGCTGTGGTTTCAACCAGAGATGGCTTCCAGTCCATGTGCTCCAGGATTGGCAGTGTGGACATGCCAGTGACCAGGAGTCATACACAGACTCCACTGATGGGTGGTCCAGTGTCAACTGCAGCACACTTCCCCCTCCCATGAGCAAGATTCCTGCGGACCGCTACCGGGTAGAGGGAAGTTTTGTGCAGGCCCCACTTAGTGCCCAGAAGAGGGACTGGTCCAGGAAGGCTTTTGGGATGCAAAACATTTTTGGACCCCATCGGAATGTTAGAAAAACCAAAGAGGAGAAGAAGGTAAGCCTGCTGAGGGGATTTTAGGATGAACAAGCCAGACTTTGTAACTTGACCAGTTACCACTCACAGCCTGGCTCCCACTGGCTGGTCCTGTGGCCTCTACAAGCTATTACAGCAGGTCTGCTCTGTCCTGTGCTGTGGCATATGGTAGGACATCTGAGCTGGATAGGTCACAGTGAGAAGGTCACTTCTCACAGCCTAGGTAGGGGGAAGCCTAGGGGAAAGCTTTCCCCTTCCCTGCTCCTGCCTACAGCAATGACTTAGAGGTCCCTTTCCTACAGCccttttgaagtctgttttatttctgaTCTCAGAGGTGTCATCTCAGTGTCTGAGGTTTGGAGAGCAATGTGAGCTGGGCTCACTTTTGGGGACTTCCCTGGCAAATTCTTGGGCTGCTGGTTCTGTCTAGCTCCTTATCTGCTGCTGATAAAGTCCTTGCTGAGCAGGATTGCCCCTGAGAAGTAGATCTGACAGTGGTCAGGAACCCTGGGGGCCTTTGCCTTTTCCTAGGAGCTAAGTTTAAAGTATGAGAGGAAAATATGGGAAAACGAAGCCCTTGCTCTTTTCCTCCCAGGACTGTATGTAGCAGAAGGTGATATGATCTATGGGGTCCAACCATGCTGTTTGGGATGAGGGTGTGCTGGCCACAGCAAGGGTCAGTTTGACACTTGCCTCCTCATATCTGTAAAATTGTTCTCAGAAATTCTTGGACctattttgttgcttttttaatttttatttttgttgcttttttaatttttgtttttgttgcttttgaaggtagggtcttcctgtagaCCAAACTgtctgtaattcactgtgtagtctcaggctggcctcgaaaactgtgcctctagagtgctggcattaaaggcatgcaccatcatgcctgactctactttggttctttttttttatacttaaaatatatatatatatatatatttgagagatagattgGGGGGtgaggacagagaatgggcatgctggggcctccagctgctgcaaacgaactccagactcatgtgccaccttgtgtatctgtcttgtgtgagtcctggggaatcaaacctgggtcctttggctttgcaggcaagtgccttaactgctaagccatccttatagcccttttcttttatacttaaaaaatttatttatttatttatttgaaagagagagagaaagagactgactaTTTTGGTTCTTGTATCCCTTCCAAACCTTCCGAAGGTTCTCTATGACTGGGTGTTCCTGTTATGATGAAGTAATTTACTGTGGAACATGATGCTGATTTGGATGCCTGGAGATAGAGCATATCACAGTATGTGTTTACAAGTAAAGGGATTGATTGATTGATCCTCAAGTGGCTTGTGCTGTGTAGACAGTTAAGCAGGTGGGAATGAGCAGGGTCATGAGCTGAGCCTgggaccttttaaaaaaataattaatttacttttatatttttattttatttaatttttttaaaatttatttgagagtaacacagagagaaagagggagggagggaggggggagagagagagagagagagagagagagagagagagagagagagagataatgggtgcgccagggcctccagccagtgcaaacgaactccagatgcatgcacccccttgggcatctggctaacatgggtcctggggaatcgacccttgaacaggcaagtgcttaactgctaagccacctctctagccctatttttatttttttattgacaacttccataattgtaaacaatatcccatggtaatatcctccctccccccacctttcccctttgaaatgccattctccatcatatctcctcccctcccttttattttgatatcttgatcttttcctattatgatggtcttgtctaggtagtgtcaggcactgtgaggtcatggatgtccaggccattttgtgtctggaggagtacattgtatggagtcctacccttcctttggctcttacattctttccaccaccttttctgcaatggaccctgagccatggaaggtgtgattgagatatttcagtgctgagcattcctctggtGGGACTTTTTTTAATGCTCCCAGTTGGGCACAGGTGCACTGAGAATGAGAGTGTAAGGGAGGACTGAGTGTTTGTGCAGAACTGCGGCATCTTCACTGTGGGCTTAATGGCCCACTGCTCACTGCATTGTGGACTGATTTGACCCAATACCAGCACTTGTGCTTTATGGACTACACAGTTCTGATGTGCCCTGGGTGGGAATTTTGTACACCATCAACAGGTGCCTTCATTTCCATCTTCCTGACAAGGAAGCATAGGTCTATAGATGTCTAGATACTTGCCATGGCCAGGTGGTGGGTAGCTGCTGGCCTTTGGGCTGATTAGGGCCATGTGTTGCCCTGAAGAAAGACTATTCTTGTATAGtgtgccagcctgcagcacaAAGGTCGAAACAGAtcccaaaggagggagtgggaatgaatctgagataagaacacaaggaatggaaccaagacaagttctgatcaaggctcaggtttattcaggcagataCAAGCTTATATATGGAAGATAGAACTCAGATGCCTATGccttatgttaaataatgcctgCTGTCATCTCACCTGGGCTGtaggataaggcctttgtgttaagagattaaagaccacctgtagctcctgacatctcccccttctttatttattaaaagaagcgactgtgcctgtcttaggttgtcagggGCAGAAGGACAtccttagctcccaaggtcaacaagcagctgcggctcccaacatctcctcccttcttttatacaaaagagggggagaccCACTATTCAGTGGTGGGCTCTTACTAACTGGGGGAGTATTGACCTGACTCCTCCCATGGGCTGTCATTTTTTTCAtcccacaatcttggcccttggtaccttttggggaggggaggcagggcctttgTGATCATAATAggtgtggtaccaacctccatgcaagtcaggtttttcactcagggaattcagaagcggtcagaaagggacattcccttgcggtgctttgccttgcacccatgttggtgcccatatcgtaCTTACTTTATTGTGAGCCAacatgcataggtctgaatcctatgcggctcctaaaggaggggagtccatcattggacaaatgtatTATCTTTCAATATGTGctgtcttaggttggatgcctcctcccctGATCTTATCTGTCTCTGGCTACCAGCCGAAtaaattcagggagaattagtATAAGGTCTGAAGGAGCCAAGGACGTGTTCTATAGTGCACACCTCGGACCTTTGCGCGAACATTCATagtagacttcattagacacttgaagaaaatagtcaataggcataagagaagcagaaggcaagctcccacagctgtaaagctgcctatccaggaacttagaccTACAattctcttttgtctacttaaactatttttaacctcATCTAGAATTTGAATActcttgtcagaataccaaggctttgaaagattaacaggaatcataacaaatgcaggttgtttgacaatcacTACATTTTCAGAATCATGAGAAACACAATTagacagactacaattatcacagtaacattaaacattccttcagacccatgataccaagtaatatttatatttcctaacatcagggaataaggtggtgtaacacaggccataacagttccctttggaagagtatttgaattatttttggcagatgtaaccttgatacctcccatagcagcagcagTTTTCCACATgtaagtttgctgatgtccattgtctgaccaccacaatcctgaggacagtccagtagACTTCACTGTAAGCAAGACGTACATGACACCATAtcatcaggatcagcagtgtcctcttgtttgatctcatGGCCTGCATACAGGTCCAAACGTTCTGGCAACCATctagctccattttctttctgtgaaaaaatacaaacagatccttGTCCCCATATTATTACAGGGTTgggtccactccatttgttagtcaTTGGGTCTTTTcacattactttagcataattagtcTTGGTTTTTGCATGCCAAAAACGGTTAGCGGCAGAAAacccttttgcatccaaaagtaaaaaaatttaaaataaataaagtatgatttaaccattttgttactgatccctgtgtcatttcccccattttagttttttgtaaccagatttttaatgttccatttgctCATTCATTCAATGATACCTTGCCCTTGGGGGTTATAAGGAATGCAGTAACATGCTCAATGTTAAAAGAAGAACACAAGTGCTTAAATCCTGTACTTGTATATCCTGGACCATTATCTGTTTTCAGTTGTTTAGGactcctaaaatattaaaagaatgaagacaatgaGCAATAACATGTTTAGTAGCTTCTTCCGTTTGAGCAGAAGCACAAATGAAACAAG includes:
- the Rgs12 gene encoding regulator of G-protein signaling 12 isoform X2, encoding MYRAGEPGQRPSGLGPPRVRSVEVARGRAGYGFTLSGQAPCVLSCVMRGSPADFVGLRAGDQIFAINEINVKKASHEDVVKLIGKCAGVLHMVVSEGFGRVESCSSDEEGGLYEGKGWPRPKLDSKALGINRAEKVVEEVQSGGIFSMIFENPSLGASGSEPPKLKQRSLSESAAMRLDVAQDSLCPLLPSMLSKEEISKVTNDDSVFSVGLDNHDDFGLDANILNVAMVVGYLGSIELPSTSSNLEHDSLQAIRGCMRRLRAEQKIHSLVTMKVMHDCVQLCTDKAGVVARYPAEKLAFSAVCPDDRRFFGLVTMQTSDDGSLAQEDEGALRTSCHVFMVDPDLFHHKIHQGIARRFGFACTADPDTSGCLEFPASSLPVLQFISVLYRDMGELIEGVRARAFLDGDADAHQNNSTSSNSDSGIGNFNQEEKNNRVLVVDLGGGPSRHGQGSSPGREGASGRGLQSWGSPWNGAFCHDPEVGSPFDTSLQSDRFRDLNKHSGLASHVEVPPASLRSSAPNPKRGITGSGCGFNQRWLPVHVLQDWQCGHASDQESYTDSTDGWSSVNCSTLPPPMSKIPADRYRVEGSFVQAPLSAQKRDWSRKAFGMQNIFGPHRNVRKTKEEKKSSKFGRGVVLPQTSQRTSARRSFGRSKRFSITRSLDDLESATVSDGELTGADLKDCVSNNSLSSNASLPSVQSCRRLRERRVASWAVSFERLLQDPIGVHYFSDFLRKEFSEENILFWQACECFSHVPAHDKKELSYRAREIFSKFLCSKATTPVNIDSQAQLADDILNAPHPDMFKEQQLQIFNLMKFDSYTRFLKSQLYQECVLAEVEGRTLPDSQQVPSSPASKHSISSDHSSVSTPKKLSGKSKSGRSLNEEVGDEDSEKKRKGAFFSWSRSRSTGRSQKKKEHGDHIHDAPHTNGGLYRRESQGSVSSAGSLDLSEACKTSPPERDKATKHCCVHLPDGTSCVVAVKSGFSIKEILSGLCERHGINGAAVDLFLVGGDKPLVLHQDSSVLAARDLRLEKRTLFRLDLVPINRSVGLKAKPTKPVTEVLRPVVAKYGLDLGSLLVRLSGEKEPLDLGAPISSLDGQRVILEEKDPSRGKVSTDKQKPVKQHSAVNSSPRNHSAMSFLSSFPKLRATEPMTSVGC